GGGCCTTGATCTGCTCGGAAACGGCGCGGCGCATCGCTGCGGCGCTTTCCTTGGCCTCTTCCGGCAGGTCGAACGCGCCACGCTTCAGTTCGGCACGGGTCGCATCCAGCTCGCGGCGGATATCGTGGCTGGAGCGGCGGATTTCGTCCGTCGCGCCGGCAAAACGGCTGACAGCTTCCTCAACTGCCTGACGCAGCGTTTCCTTGAGGTTGGCGGCGGCGGCATTGGATTTCTCCGAGGCACTGCCGAGCAGGTTGTCGACTTCCGAAAGCGAGGATTCGACACCGCCACGCAGGCGGTTGACCAGCTCGTCGGAATATTTCTGCGCGTCGGAAAGCGTGCTCTCGATCGAACGGCTGGCATCCTGACCAGCGGCGAGCAGGGCGCCCCGCATGGTCTGTGCTGCCGAGCGGGCGCGCTGTTCCGTCTCGTCGAGCGAACGGCCGATATCGGAGAAGGATGCCTGCAGATTGTCACGCAGGTTGCCGGCGACGTTCTGCGAACGCTCCTCTGCCTCGTTGAGCGTGGTTTCCACCACGCTGACGACGCCGCGCATGGCGGTTTCGATCTCCTCGGAACGCTTGACTAGTCCGACAGACAGGCTGCGAAGTGCATCCTGACGCTCTTCCAGCGTACCGACAAGGCTCGACTGCGCGGCATTGAGCAGTTCGGACGCCTGGCTCAGAACCTTCGAATGTTCCTCGAAACGTCCGACGATGCCGGCAACCTGCGCCAGTGTCTGGCCGGAAATATTCGACAGACGATCGATCTTTCCTTCCAGCAGACGGCTGGAGCTGGACACCATGTCGGCGGCCTGCGAGGCGGATTCGGAGAAGCGGGTGGCCGATGCGTTCAACGCTTCGTCGGCCGTGCCGAATTCCTGCGCGGCGCGCTCAACCGCAGAGTTGAAGTTGTTTGCCGACTTTTCGACGATTTCGGCCATGCTGTTATGGGTCTGCGACAGCATATCAGTGCTCTGGCGCGTGGCGGCGACAAGCTTGTTTGCCACATCGCTGCCTGTACGGGTGTATTTGTCGATACCTTCTTCGACGGCGTCGGCCATGGCGGTATGCGTCTGCGACAGCATGTCCGTGCTCTGGCGGGTTGCCGCGACAAGCTTGCTTGCTGCCTCGCTTCCGGCATTGGCATAATCGCTGATCGCCTGTTCAACCATGCCGACCATGCCGCTGTTGCTCTGCGACAGAAGTTCGGCGCTCTGCTGGGCGGCGGAGACGATCTTTTCGGCGGCTTCGCGACCGATGGTGGCGTATTCGTCGACGACAGGCTTTGCCTTCTCTTCGATCAGGCGCGACAGTTCAGCAGAACGGCTGGCCAGCATCGAGTTGAGTTCGCGAGTGCGGTTGTCCAGCGCCGAGCGGATGGATTCGCCGCGCGCATCGAGAGCGGATTCAACACCGGTCAGGGTCTCGGAAATGACGCCCACCTGCGAGCGCACGACCGCTTCGGCCTCGGCAACCTTGTTGACGATGATGTTGCCCGCCTCGGAGAAGGTCTGGGCGACGGCTGCCGCCTGGCCGGACAGGCGCGTCTGTGCATCCGAGATGCGATTGACGATCTCGCCAGAACGTTCTTCGATCGCCTTGGTGAAGGCGTCGTTCTGCGCCTGTACCTGTTCGGCGAATTCCGAGCCGGTTTTCGCAAGCAGGGCAGTGGAACGAACGGCTTCTTCGTCGATACTCTGGGTGGCGGAAATGACTGCGCCACGCAGGCCGACCGCGAGCTCGCTCGCCTTGCCTTCGATGGTGCGGTTGACGTTTTCGAGGCCGATCGTCAGCGCGCGGTCCATGGTGCCGAGGCGTTCATCGATGCGGGCCGAACCGGCATCGAAGGTTTCCGCCAGACGGCTGGTGCGGCTTTCGAACGTGTCGGCAACCCGTATCGTCTGCTCGTCCAGAATGCCGGTGATACGTTGAGCCGCATCGTCGCTGGTGCGGGCGAAGGCGGCTGTCTTGTCTTCCAGCGCGTCGGCAAAGCGACGTCCGGCATCCTCGATAGAGGTGTTGACGTTGCCGAGATCGCTCGACACACGCTCCTGCAGCGCACCGAGCGAAGTCTCGATGCGGGTGCCGGTCTCGTCGAGCCTGCCCGTGACGCTTCCGATCGAGGTTTCGATCCGCGAGGAGAGAGCATCGGTCGCACCGCCAATTTCGCGGGCGGCCTCACCAATCTTGACGGCAATATCGCCGGCGCTGTTGCGAAGACGCTGTTCCAGCGTGGCTGCACTGCCGTCTATGGCCTTCTGCAACGTCTCCTGCTGGGTTTCAAGCGAGAGTTCGAGCATGCTGGCGCTGGATGCAACGGTGGTGCCGATCATCATCGCCTGCTCGGAGAGCATGTCGCCCATCTGGGTCGTGGCTGAGCTCAACGTCGCGGCGATATCCGCCTGGCGCTGCTCGAGCGCGGTACGGATGTCTTCATGCGATTGCGAGAGGTTGTTTTCGAGGCGGGAGACGCCTTCTTCCACCGTCTGCGCAAAACGGCTGCTGCCGTCTTCCACGACGCTTTCGATGCGGCTGGCCGCGCCGAAGACGCTCTGCTCGATCAGGCCGCTATTGCGCTCAAGCGAGCCGGCAATGCGTTCGGCCTGCGAACCGAGCATGGTCTCCAGCCGCTCGTGGCCGCTGGCGAGTGCGTTTTCAAGCGTGAAAGCCGTCGATTCCAGTCGCTGGCCGACGCCTGCGGCCGCGAGCGACAGTGATGCGGTTCTGGCATCCATCGCCTCGGAGATACGCTCCTCAACGCCAGAAATCGTCATGTCGAGCGCCATGGTGCGGCTGTCGAGAGCGTCCGCGATGCGTTCTTCCGCACTGGAGACAATGCCGGAAAGGGTGGCAGTGCGGCTGTCCAGGGCATCGGCAATACGATCTTCGACCCCGGAAACCGCCGAGTGAAGCGCAGCAGTGCGTCCGTCGAGGATGTCGGCGATCTTTTCCTCGACACCGGAGAAGCTCAGGTCGAGCGCCATGGTGCGGCTGTCGAACACGTCAGTGATCCGCTCTTCCGCGCCGGATACGACGTTTTTGAGCGAAGCCGTGCGGCTGTCGAGTGCGCTGGCAATGCGGGTCTCGGCACCGGCCACCAATTCGCCAAGAACGGCGGTGCGGGTATCGAGCGCTTCGGTAATTTTTTCCTCGGCGCCGGAAAACGCCATGTCAAATGCCATGGTGCGGCTGTCGAGTGCATCTGCAATGCGTTCTTCAACGCCGGAGACGACGGCGTTAAGCGCCGCCGTGCGGCCATCAAGCGTTTCTGCGATACGGCTCTCGGCACCGGCCACCAATTCGCCAAGGACGGCGGTGCGGGTATCGAGTGCTTCGGTAATTTTTTCCTCGGCACCGGAAAACGCCATGTCGAGTGCCATGGTGCGGCTGTCGAGTGCATCCGCAATGCGTTCTTCAGCCCCCGAAACGACGGCGTTGAGTGCTGCGGTGCGACCATCAAGCGTTTCCGCGATACGGCTCTCGGCACCGGCAACCACGTCGCCGAAGGTGGACGTGCGGCTGTCGAGTGCGCCCGCAATCCTCTCTTCGGCACTTGCCACAATGCCGGACAGAGCGGAGGTGCGGTTGTCGAGCGTTTCCGACAGCCTCTCCTCGACATTGGCGAAGGTCATGTCGAGCGACAGCGTGCGGCTGTCCATCGTGTCGGCGATGCGTTCCTCGACGCCGGAAATGGCGCTGGAAAGAGCGGCCGTGCGGCCATCCAGCGTCTCGGCAATACGGTTTTCCGCACCGGATACGACGTCGTGCAGGGCAGCCGTGCGGCTTTCCAGCGTATCGGAAATGCGGTCCTCGATGCCGGAAACGGCGCCGGTGATGGCGGCGGCGCGGGTTTCGAGCGTTTCCGAAAGACGGCGCTCGACATCGGCAACGACGCTGTTGATTGCGGCTGCACGCTCCTCAAGCATCGCGGCTAGACGTTCCGCCGTGCCGGAGACCGAGCCGGTAATTGCCAGCGAACGGCTGGCAAGCGCCTCGTCGAAACGGTCCTGGCTTGCCGAAAGCGCGCCAAACAGGGCATTGCTGCGCTCCGCCAGCACGCCGTCGATCTTCTCGTGCGAATTGGCGAAGGCATCGGTGATTTCAGCGGTGCGCTGGCCGATTGCGTCGCTGAACGCGCGGGTACGGGTCTCAAGCGCGCTTTCGAGCATTTCCTGGCCGGTGCCCAGTGCGGTTGCAAGTGCAAGCGACTGGTCGGTCATGGTGTTGCCGATGCGCTCAAGTCCGCTGGTCAGCATGGTGTCGAGGGCTTCGGAGCCGCCAGCAACGGTTTCGTTGATCCGGGCGAGGCTCTCCATCAGCTTGCTGTCGAGGCTGCCGGCGCGCTGGTCGAAGGCACTGGCGAAATCCGCCACATGTTCGTCGAAGGCGGAGTTGACCTGGCCGACCGTCGCCTGCAGGCGTTCTTCGTAGAGGCCGGAGCGAAGATCGAGATCCATGATCGCGTCATCAGCCGTGCTTTGCAGGCTCTGGCGGAAGGACAGGCCTTTTTCTTCAAGCGTCGTGGACAGCTTGTCGAGCACGTTATCCAGCGAACCGCCGATGATCTGCTGGCCGCGATCGATATTGCGGTTGAGTTCGAGCGTGCGGGTGGAAAGGGTCTCGTTGAGCTGGCGGGTGCGTTCCTCGAGTGCGCTGTTGAGGCTTTCCGCGCCGCTGTCCAGCGTCGAGGCGTGGATCGCGAAGCGTTCCAGCAGCACTTCGCCGCGCTCGTCCAGCGTCGAGGTGAGGTTGTGCAGACGCATGTCGAATTCGCTCGATAGCGTTGCGCCCGAGGAATTCAGTGCCTGAAGCAGGTTTTCGGTCTTGGCGGCAATCAAGCTGCCCATCGCTTCGGTCGAGGCGCGCGATTTTTCCAGCAGCGCGGCCGAGCGTGTGTCGATCATCGAGGCGAAGGCCTCACCGGTCGTGGAAAGCCGCATCGAAAGCTCTTCGCCGACGATGGAAAGCTCTTCCTTGATCTGTTCCTGCGCGCCGACGATGGAGGAGCGGATGCGCTCCGCATGGTTGACGATGGCGTCACGCTCGGCGCTCAGTTCCTGCACGAGGCTGCGCACGCGCAGTTCATTGTCTGCATAGCTGCGCTCAAGCGCGTTGACTTCAGAATGGACGAGCGTTTCGAGTTCCGTCGCGCGGGCAATGGTGCGCTCGATGCCGTCGTTCATGGCCGAGACTTCTCGGCGAACCGCCTGGCCGACGGACATGATCCGGTCGGAGGCGACAGTTTCGGGTTCGGCAAGACGAAGGGCGACTTCTGCCATCGACCGGGCAGCGTTGCGCAGATCGCGGGCACGCGCCATCATGATCGCGAAGGCGAAGAACAGCATGATCGGAACGACGATGCCGACGACGATCGCCATCAGCCCAGGTATTGCGGCGAGATCGGCAACCGAGCCGATGTTCCAGAGTGCACTGCCGTAGATAAGATGCGCGATGCCGAGGCCGCCGAGCGCCCAGATCACCGACATGATCGTCGCGTTTCTGAGCGCGCCGCCGATGGAGCCGCCTTCGAGCGATTTCAGGATCATGGCCGGGCTGCGCTTGGAGCCGTCGTTGGCAGCTTCCAGATTGGGGGATCTGGGCGCCTGTTCGGCAGGCGCGCGCGCGGCCTCGGGAGCAGGGGTCTGTCTGCTTGCTTCCTTCAATCTGGCCTCCGGCTGCTTTGGCGCTGTCGTCTTCCGCGATTCCGGCTTGTCTTCGAAAGCACCAAGCTGCAGGGCGTCTTCCAACGCCTGAAATGCAGTCTCGTCGACAGAGTCGCTGATCTTGTTATTCGCCATGCGGTTACGCCTCGTTACACATACGCCCGGCTTCATGCCGTTTGACCATCTGCGACCCGCAAATGGACTGCCGCCATCATGCCAGCGGAACATTATCCCGTTAAAGAGAACAATTCCGCCATTACCAATCCCGAATTGCTGGTGGTCCAGCTTTCGGGCGAAATTACATCACTGTGCCGGAATAACAAAGCTTGAGCATAAGCCTCGTCGGAACGGCAGTACCGTAGTGACACATTTAGGTGTTCGAAACAATTAATGCGGGTTTGCCGCAGCAGCGAAGTGTCGGCTTTTTAACAGTTTTTAAACCTGAGTTTCACGCTGAACGCCTTGTTTCGCATAAGTTTAACATAAATTAACCATAGCAGAAGATTTTCGCCCGCGTCACGCCGTAATTTAAGCTGATAGCACCGGCTTCAATGCGTAAATACGACACAGATGTGACACGAAACAGGAAACGGCGAGACAAAGGAATTTCAGATATGGCAGCCGTCAGTATTGCTTTCGAAGCTCCGGATAATTTTGGTAGTGCGCCGGCCGCCGCGACAAGACCAATCGATTTCGAACATCTCGCCCGCCAGACGATGGGCGACAAGGAACTTGAAATCGAGGTGCTGCAACTCTTCAGCCGTAACGCCCGTGCTGCCTTGCATGAAATGGCCGGCGCTGACGACAAGACCGTCAAGGCAACTGCCCATCGTCTGAAGGGGGCCGCGCAGGCGGTTGGTGCCTCCACCGTTTCCACGGCGGCGGCGGCAGTGGAGGACAAGGGCAACGATAGCGCTGCTGTAGCCAGACTTGCGGCAGCGATTGTCGAAGCGGAAAATTTCATCCTCAAGCTCTGCCGCTAAGGCGAATCCAGTCTGTTTTACAGGGCCGGTTGCGCTTGGCGCCTGCGAGAAGCGGGTTGCCAAGGCGAACCGGCCTTTCTATGTGTTTGTTTAGAACAGTTCTTAGACACCATTTTGGATCTCCGGCATGACAAAACTGACCATTGTTGCCTTTGACGGCACGCCCCATGAACTCGACGTAAGCAACGGTTCCACCGTCATGGAGAATGCCGTGCGCAACTCCATACCCGGCATCGATGCGGAATGCGGCGGCGCCTGTGCCTGTGCGACCTGTCATGTCTATGTGGATGACGCATGGGCGGAACGTGTCGGCGGACCCGAGCCGATGGAAGAGGACATGCTGGACTTCGCCTTCGAAGTACGCCCGACCTCGCGTCTTTCCTGTCAGATCAAGATGAAGGACGAGCTTGACGGCCTTGTCGTTCACGTTCCCGAACGTCAGGGCTGACGGCAAGCCGCATTATACGCCACAGAAAAAGCCCCGCTCACCTGTTAGCGGGGAGCGGGGCGAGGCGGGTACGCAGCATGCAAGCGAGGGAGGAAACACCTGCGAGCCTCAAGTGCGCACCGGGAGAACCGGAGGTGGTTTCGAACGCCGGACCCCTGCGGATCACCACCGTTAAAAACCATGTGAACAAGCTACAATGAGTCTCGTCGACCGCACCATGACGAGAAGTCACGGGTGATATCGAACATGACGTAACGTCATGTTAGCGTTGCGTTTCGCGTCCAGGGGAGTATGGGCGGAAAGGCGCCTCAGCGCCGGTTCTGGCCCTGTTCGATCCGGTTCTTCAAAAGCCGGGTCATGCGCGCGTCGAAGTTTTTGGATTCCACGATATCGAACCTCAACTGATCCTTGTCGTGCTCGTCCATGACGGTCTGGGTGATCTTGCCGACCATTGCCTGTAGCGTTTCACAGTCTTTTTGCGGACGAAGCGCCGTCAGTTGCCTTTCGAGCGAGCGGGCATGGGTGCGGGCGATTTCCGCGTGCCGTTCCTCGTGGCGCTTGATATCTGCAAGCAACGTATCCCAGATGAAGGCCAGTTCCGCCGTGGTGCGGCGGCGGTTTTTCCATTGCGGCAGGAGAATACGGGTGTTCAGCAACACCTTGGTGCTTCCAACGCTGCACATGCCGTTTTTCTCGACATAGGTGAGTTCGCCGCCGAATTTGATCTCGGTGGCACCGGGATGGCGTGCGCCGGTGTTGCGCGTCAGCGGGCCATGCTTGGAAAGCTGCTTGTCGAGGTCAGCGGCGGTTTTACCGCTGATCGAAAAATAGGAATAGGTCTTGCTGACGATGGTTTCGGAAAAGGCCGATCCGGGCATGGAAAAGGCTAATGCGCCAGCGAAAACGGCGCAAAGAGCACGTGAAGATATGGTCATAACCCGGCCTTCCGGTTGAACTTGAAAAACGTTTGCTGCATAGGCGGAGCGGAACTTATAAGAATTGGCATAACACTCCGTTATTCCCGAAAGGCGCGTGTTACGTGATAACAGCCGGCAGCAATGTGTGGCAAGCGGCCCATGGTCGCTCCCTGAAACTTGATGGACGTGGCCGTATTATGGCCATCGTCAATGCGACGCCCGATTCCTTTTCGGATGGCGGCCGTTATCTTGCCGTTGATGCGGCTTTTTCCCATGCCCTGACCTGTGTCGAGGAGGGGGCGGATATCATCGATATCGGCGGCGAATCCACCCGCCCGGGCGCGGCCGAGGTGACCGAGGGTGAGGAACAGGATCGCGTGCTGCCGGTTATCGAACGGCTCCGTCGCGAGACTGATGTTCTGATTTCCGTCGACACCTACCGCGCATCCACGGCAAGGCTGGCGATCGAGGCGGGCGCCCATATTGTCAACGATGTTTTCGGCCTGCAGAAGGACGGGAACATGGCGGGTGTGGTTGCCGCCGCGCGCGCGGGCGTCTGCATCATGCATACCGGGCGCGACAGGCAGAAGCGCGCCGATGTTATCGAGGATCAGTTCGAATTCCTCAATCGTTCGCTTGAGATGGCGGAAGCTGCGGGAATTGCCCGTGACGCCATCGTGCTCGATCCAGGTTTCGGTTTTGCCAAGGACGAGCGTGAAAATGTCGAGCTGATGGCGCGCTTTGGCGAACTTGCCGCGTTTGACCTGCCTGTTCTGGCCGGGACGTCGCGCAAGCGGTTCATCGGGTCGCTGACGGGCAGGGATGCGGCCCACGAACGCGATATCGGAACAGCAGCGACGACAGTGATCCTCAGGCTGGCGGGTGCCGCGATTTTTCGCGTGCACAATGTCGCCGCAACACGCGATGCGCTGGCAATTGCCGACGCGGTTCTTGCCAAAGCGTCGGCAAGGCCCGATGCATAGATCAATAGATGCCGGAGTGCCGCATGCCTTAAAAGAGGCCGGCTATTCCGGTATAACCCCGCCATGGAGGCGATGCGATGAGCCGCTACACCATTATTCTGAAAAACTGTTCCTTTTTCGCCCGTCATGGCCTTCTCGAGCAGGAGGAGGTGCTGGGCCAGCGCTTTTTCGTCGATGCCGAGATGGAGGTTGAAGCGGGTAATGCGCTCGAAACCGACGATATCGAAAATACCGTCGATTATGGCGTCGCCTTCGCCGTTATCGAAAAGATCGTCGTCGGCCAGCGCCGTTACCTGATAGAGGCTCTCGCGAACGATATCGCCAAGGCCCTGCGCGCGCGTTATCCGCAGATTGTCTGGCTGCGTATCACGGTTCGCAAGCCCTCTGCGCCGGTTCCCGGCATTCTCGACTATGCGCAGGTGAGTGTTGAACACCGTGCCTGACAGGATGACAGTTGCCGCACTAGGCCTTGGCGGGAATATCGGTGACCCTGCCGCTGCAATGGCCAGAGCCTTGCGCGAACTGGATGCGCACGGCGATTGCCGGGTGCTGTCTGTCTCCGGGCTTTATCGCACGCCGCCCTGGGGTAAGACGGACCAGGCGGATTTTTTCAATTGCTGTGCGCTGGTCGAAACCTCGCTTTCAGCACCCGCGCTGCTGCAATTGTGCCTCGATATCGAAAAGGGCATGAAACGGGTCAGAACGGAGCGCTGGGGGCCACGCACCATCGATATCGACGTGCTGACCTATGGTAATGATGTTGTCGTTACGGAAAGCATTGAAGTGCCGCATCCGCGCATGACGGAGCGTGCCTTCGTGCTGCTGCCGCTAGCCGATATCGCACCCGATCTCGAAGTCCGGGGCAAGCCCGTGCGGGAATGGCTGCGGCAGGCGGATAAAACCGGCATCATCAGCGCAAACGAAAAACGGGAGTGGTGGACACTCCCGCTTGGCGATGGTTGAAAAGGTCGCGGGTTTTACGGCTTGATCGAACCGACGGCGATCTGGTCGATGTCGCGCGCGAGTGTGACGCCGATAACCGGGATCATCTGGTCGGCGACCTTGACGGAAATGGTGATGTTCATCGAATTGTCGTTCGAGACGCGGGCGACCATGGCACCGTTGAGCTTGGCGCGATTGATGCCCACAACGACCTTGTCACCGCTGACTTGCCCGGAAATGATGTCCAGTCCCTTGCCTTCGGCGCCGTCGAGGAACTTGCCCTCGTAAGAGCCGCCCTTCTGGCTGATGACCGCGGACATGGGCTGGCTGAACACGCCGACGCGGCAGGTGCCGGCGAGCTTGATGCCCGTCTGCTTATCGTCGAGCGGCTCGCCCGTCAGGTCGCAGGTAAACTTGGTGCCCTTGTACTTGCCGGCGACGATTTCGCCCGGACCTTTCCAGCTTCCGGCAACGGAACGGAAAAACACGTCGTCGCGATCGCGCGATGCGGCATGGACGTCAGACAGGCCAAAGCTGCCGCTGACGGACAATATGGCGGCAAGTCCGCCCACAAGCGAAAAGAAGCGCGAATACATGATACTTTCCCCGGCGAAGAAGCCTGTTCGATAAGCGGCAATCTACCGGCGGAATGGTTAATGCTTGGTTTATTTCGGCTTTATTTACAGCTTCGTCCGTAACCTTTTGAGCCGTACAAGTCCGGCTGATCAGGCTTTTTGACCGGTTTTTCCGCCACCAAGATCGGGCGTGAGGTCAGACATGAAATCACCTATGCCGGGTCGCTTTACCGCCTTGAAGGGTAGCGGGCGGCACAGATCCATCGCCGCAATGCCGATTCGCGCCGTCATCAGCCCGTTGATGACACCTTCACCCAGGCGTGCGGAGAGTTTTGAGGCAAGCCCGTGACCGAGAACCTGTTGGGCAAGCCCATCACCGACGGCGATAGAACCTGTGACCGCGAGATGGGCGACGACGTCACGCAAAAGCCTGAGCATGCCGAGCGTGCCCGGCCGGCCGCCGTAAAGTTCCGCCATGGCGCGCACCAGCCTTGTCACCTCGAAAAGCACATAAGCGAGATCGACCACGGCGCGTGGGCTGACGGCGGTAACGACGGAGACGCGTTTGGAGGAGTTGAGGATCAGCGCGCGGGCCTGCCGGTCGAGCGGCACCAGCAATTCGCGTTCGGCAAGCTCGATCAGATGCGGCCCGTCGATCACGTCGTTTTCGGTGTCCTTGAGTGCGGCGCGCCCCTTGGCCGTTTCGGCGCGGTGGGAGAGAACTGCATTGAGGCGGGTAACGATGGCGCGGGCGGGTTTCGGGCTCTTGTCGAGGCTGGCCGTCTCCGCATCGGCTTTCAGCGATTGGACGGCGTTGAGCCGCATGATGCCGAACACTTCTCGTCCGACCAGAACGAGGACGGCAAAAAGCGCAACAAGGAGCGCAACGCTCGCCGTGTAACCCAGCCAGTCGGAGCGGGAAAAGAGATTGCGGATAAGCTGATCCGCCCAGAGCCCGAAGGCCAGCGAGAACAGCACGCCGAGTGCACCAAGCGCGAGCTTGCCGAAGGAGAAGCGGCTTTTCTTCGGCACGGCCACCGGCAATGCGGCGGCATCCGTCTCTTCAGGTGCTAAAAATGGATCATCCTCATCGGGCGTCAGGGAAATCTCGGTGTCGAAGCTGCGCGGTGCGCGTTTTTGCACGACGGTTGGGCTTGCCGTTTCTTCGGTTTCGAGCGTGAAAGCCGCCGGGCGGCGTGCCTGCGGATCGTTTTGTGTGGGAGCCTTCATGCGAGCTTGTCTCCAAACAGGAACTGCATGGCGCGGTCGAGCCTTATGTGGGGAACGGAAAGCCGGATGCCGCCGCTGCCCGGTTCATCGATATTGGGGGGGCGGAAACGCACGACATTGACGTCCGGCAACGTCGCCTTGTCGCCATCCCTGTCGATGCTGCGGAAAAGCGGCTCCGGGTCTTCGGGCAGGTCGCCGGGAAAGATCGCCGTTTTACGGTTGCCGTCAAATATCTCGCCGTTGATGGTTTCACCCGCCATCGGTGTGCCGACGATGACCGGAAGCTCGTGACCGTCCTGCCTCACGCTTGCTTCCCGCGTAGCGCGCACGGAAGCCAGCGCCATGACCTCGATGCCGGCACCATTCATGCCGATGGTGGTGATGGCGCGGTCCACCAGACGGCGGGTTAGCCGTTCCAGCCGGTCGTGGCTTTCATGATGCAGGTGGTCGGCCTTGGTAGCGGCAATCAAAACCTTGTCGATGCGCCGGCCCAGCAGCGATGACAACAGACTGTTGGTGCCAGGGCGGAAACAGGCAAGAACATCGCCCAGCGCCCGTTCCAGATCCTGCACCGCCTCGGGGCCGCGATTGACCGCCTGAAGAGTGTCGATCAGCACGATCTGCCGGTCGAGGCGGGCGAAATGTTCACGGAAGAAGGGTTTCACCACGATTACCTTGTAGGCGTCGTAGCGCCGCTCCATCATGGCGCGCAGCGACCCCTTTGGTGCCTTGTCGTCTGTCAGGCCCGGCAGGGGCGCAAAGGTCAGCGCCGGTGATCCTTCCAGATCCCCCGGCATCAGCAGACGGCCCGGCGGCAAGGTGGAGAGCGACCGCTCGTCGGATTTGCAGGCCTTCAGATAGGCGGCGAAGCTTTCCGCGAGGCGTCGCGCCGTCATCTCGTCGGCGGGCGCATTGATGTCGAGCGAGGAGGCTATTGCCAACCATTCCTGCGCGAGTTCGGCGCGGATGCCATTTTGCGCCAGCGCGACGGTGCTGTCGCTGAAGCTCTTGTAGTCCTGCGAAAGCAGCGGCAGGTCGAGCAGCCATTCGCCGGGATAATCGACGATATCGATGGAGAGCTTGCCCGCGGAAAACCAACGGCCCCAACCGCTGGCGCTCTGGTAGTCGAGCGTGATCCGCAGTTCAGAGATTGCCCGTGTCGAGTCCGGCCAGAGCCTGTCGCGTACCAGAGCTTGAATATGGTCCTCATACTGAAACCGGGGAATGGCATCGTCCGGTTGCGGCTCCAGACGCACATTCGAGACGCGCCCGGAACGCATGGCCTCAAACAGCGGCAGACGACCGCCATTCAGAAGATTGTGGACGAGCGAGGAGATGAAAACCGTCTTGCCCGCCCGCGAAAGACCAGTGACGCCAAGCCGCAATGTCGGATTTGTAAGGGTGCTCGCACGGTCGGCCAGATTGTCGAATGCAATGAGCGCACTGTCTGTCAGGGACGTAAGAGAAGGCGGCAATGGCAGTTTCCCAGCTATTTTTCACGGTCACAGCTGCAATATAGGAAGGGGCGGTTGCCCAAAAAAGAAGCGCGCCAATGGATTTTCAACGGGTCCGGCTTCGGCAACGCATTGGTCGCACGCTGCTGCTGCTATTTTCCGGGCGAGAGAAAATCGACCAGTCGCCAGCGATTTTTACCATTCCCGGCACTGTCGTCGTGATCGAGAACCGCAAGACCCGATGTCGGAAAACCGGAGGGCAGGGCGGCATGCAGCAGGTCCTCGCCTATCATCGCCTCCAGCGTCGCCTCCATTGTGGGGTTGTGCCCGACCAGCATCACGGACTGTGCGTCCGTTTGCGCGGCGATGAGAGAAAGATAGGTTTCGCTGCGCGCATTGTACATTTCGTCGATATAGACGATGTCGATGCCCTCGTTGAAGGCCCGCTGCCAGGCCTGCGTGGTCTGCCGGCAGCGCGTGGCCGTGGAGGACAAGAGCACGTCCGGGCGGTAGCGCCGGTCGGCGGCAAGGTCGGCGATGATCTCCGCCTCGGCAAAACCGGCCTCGTTCAATCCCCGGTCGAAATCGCGTTCTCCCGGTGCCGCCCAGGCGGCCTTGGCGTGGCGCAAAAGATACACTCGGCTCGGAGAAGATGCTGTCAAG
This region of Agrobacterium tumefaciens genomic DNA includes:
- a CDS encoding YcjX family GTP-binding protein — protein: MPPSLTSLTDSALIAFDNLADRASTLTNPTLRLGVTGLSRAGKTVFISSLVHNLLNGGRLPLFEAMRSGRVSNVRLEPQPDDAIPRFQYEDHIQALVRDRLWPDSTRAISELRITLDYQSASGWGRWFSAGKLSIDIVDYPGEWLLDLPLLSQDYKSFSDSTVALAQNGIRAELAQEWLAIASSLDINAPADEMTARRLAESFAAYLKACKSDERSLSTLPPGRLLMPGDLEGSPALTFAPLPGLTDDKAPKGSLRAMMERRYDAYKVIVVKPFFREHFARLDRQIVLIDTLQAVNRGPEAVQDLERALGDVLACFRPGTNSLLSSLLGRRIDKVLIAATKADHLHHESHDRLERLTRRLVDRAITTIGMNGAGIEVMALASVRATREASVRQDGHELPVIVGTPMAGETINGEIFDGNRKTAIFPGDLPEDPEPLFRSIDRDGDKATLPDVNVVRFRPPNIDEPGSGGIRLSVPHIRLDRAMQFLFGDKLA
- a CDS encoding SixA phosphatase family protein, whose translation is MRHAKAAWAAPGERDFDRGLNEAGFAEAEIIADLAADRRYRPDVLLSSTATRCRQTTQAWQRAFNEGIDIVYIDEMYNARSETYLSLIAAQTDAQSVMLVGHNPTMEATLEAMIGEDLLHAALPSGFPTSGLAVLDHDDSAGNGKNRWRLVDFLSPGK